AAGTCTTGCCAAAAATATTATAGGAAACCTTCACAtacaaattacttttctttaattccttaaataacaaaatatgtaattataaatttCTATCCATTTACAAAATAATGTGTTTAGAGATTTGTACCTTTGTTGATAgtaagatataaatcattttcacTAATGGGTACCTAAATTTAATGGTTGTAGTAACTTCCAAATAACAAACTGCAGCATACAATCTTTTCAGAGGATCCAGCACAAcctcatacagtatataaaaataagaaaatcctgtaggaaaatagttatataaaaataCTGTCTCATTAGTAAAGAATGAAACAGCTGTACAACAGAAGAATATGATTAACTAAAGTCACACTAAACAAAACTTGCATAAAATACAACAAACAGATATCAAGAAGAACATATAATAGAGTTGCCTGACTTACCCGACACACAGTGCAAGTTCCAGGTGGGAGATGAGTCGTCTGTACCACAACAGTGGACACTGTAGGGGCAGGTGTGGGAACGAAGACCTGCACTGGGGCTTGTGGTGGAGGAGGTGGAGCATAATAtccttgaggaggaggaggaggagaaaaattcCCTTCAGCAGGAGGAGGAGGTACATAAGCTCCCTCAGGTGGATATGGCTGGACTGGAGCCGACGACAGGTTAGTCTTCACGGGGGACATAGCAGTCTCGTTGTAGGCAGGCGGTGGGTCACCGTAGGTGTCGGTTTCTTCATTGGAGATGCTGTCTTGGAACTGGCAGGAAGGAAAATACTGCGGTCAGATAGGGAAGATTCTTAATAAAGTAGGacaagaaataaaactaaatggTATAAATGGTAAGGgtggggaaaaataaaataaggtaGAGCTGAGAAGACTAAATAAAATAGGCCTGGGAGGACACTAAATATAGTAGTGCTGGGAAGAAACTAGAAAAAGAGTAGGGCTGGGAAGAAACTAAATAAAGTAGGGCTGAGAAGGAACTAAAGAAAGTAGTGCTGGGAAGATACTAAACAAGGTAGTGTTGGGAAGAATATAAATAAGGTAGGGCTGAGAAGACACTATATAAACTGGGGCTGGGAAGAAATTAAACACGGTAGGGCTGTGAAGAAACTAAATAGGGTAGACCTGAGAAGAAACTAAATAAGGTAGGGTAGGGAAGAAACTGAATATGGTAAGTCTGGGAAGAAACTAAATAAGGTAGGGTTAGGAAGAAACTAAATAAGGTAGGGTTGGGAAGAAACTAAATAACGTAGGGCTGGGAAGACACTGAATAAGGTAGGGGtgggaagaaaataaataaagtagggttggaaagaaaatgaataagatAGAGCTGGGAAGAAAATAAACAAGGTATTTCTGGGAAGAAACTAAATAAAATAGGGCTGGGAAGATATTAATTTGGTAGGGCTGGGAAGACACTAAATTTAAGTAGTGCTGGGGAGAAACTAAGTAAACTAGGTCTGGGAGACACAAAACAAAGTAGTGCTTAGAAGAAACTAGATAAAGTAAGGTTGGGAAGAAGGTAAATAAGTTAGGGCTGGGAAGAAACTAAATAAGGTAGGGATGGGCAGAAACTAAGATAGGACTAGGAAGAAACTAAAGGTAGGGGTAGGGAGAAACTAAATAAGGTAAGACTAGGAAGAAACTAAATAATGTAGTGATGGGAAAAGTAAACAAGGTAGGGCTAAGAAG
This DNA window, taken from Palaemon carinicauda isolate YSFRI2023 chromosome 10, ASM3689809v2, whole genome shotgun sequence, encodes the following:
- the LOC137648649 gene encoding membrane protein BRI3-like — its product is MAEKSGYGKFQDSISNEETDTYGDPPPAYNETAMSPVKTNLSSAPVQPYPPEGAYVPPPPAEGNFSPPPPPQGYYAPPPPPQAPVQVFVPTPAPTVSTVVVQTTHLPPGTCTVCRKGKIEDTASCCTWFWCCLLLPLGILPGIIAFCCCCRRPKCSHCGFSI